A stretch of the Panicum virgatum strain AP13 chromosome 9N, P.virgatum_v5, whole genome shotgun sequence genome encodes the following:
- the LOC120687672 gene encoding leucine-rich repeat protein 1-like — translation MVARVAALAALLALAAAAARASNDEGDALYALRQRLRDPNGVLQSWDPTLVNPCTWFHVTCNQASRVVRLDLGNSNISGSLGPELGRLVNLKYLELYRNNFDGEIPKELGKLKNLISLDLYANKLTGEIPKSISKLNSLRFMRLNNNKLTGSIPRELAKLSNLKVIDLSNNDLCGTIPVDGPFSTFPLRSFENNSRLNGPELQGLVPYDSGC, via the exons ATGGTGGCTCGCGTCGCGGCCCTCGCCGcgctcctcgccctcgccgccgccgccgcgcgggcgtcCAACGACGAGGGGGACGCGCTCTACGCGCTGCGGCAGCGGCTCAGGGACCCCAACGGCGTGCTGCAGAGCTGGGACCCCACGCTCGTCAACCCCTGCACCTGGTTCCACGTCACCTGCAACCAGGCCAGCCGCGTCGTACGCCT GGACTTGGGGAACTCCAATATCTCCGGCTCCCTCGGCCCTGAGCTCGGGCGCCTTGTGAACCTCAAATACCT GGAGCTGTACAGGAACAATTTCGATGGTGAGATCCCAAAGGAATTGGGTAAACTGAAGAATCTGATCAGCTTGGATTTGTACGCCAACAAGCTCACCGGAGAAATCCCCAAGTCAATTTCCAAGCTCAACTCACTCAGATTCAT GCGCTTGAACAACAACAAGCTTACCGGATCAATTCCAAGGGAGCTTGCCAAGCTTTCCAACCTGAAAGTCAT TGACCTGTCTAACAATGACCTCTGTGGAACCATTCCAGTTGATGGACCTTTCTCAACCTTCCCTCTTCGAAG CTTCGAGAACAACAGCAGGCTCAACGGTCCAGAGCTGCAAGGGTTGGTTCCCTATGACTCCGGATGTTAG